GCATCGGTCGCCGGCGGCCCGTCCGAGGTCGCGCCCGAACCCGTCTGCCCGACCCGCATGCTCCGCTCCGTCCCCGGATGATCGTGGTGCCTCCGAGCCTACCGTGCACCGGCGGCCCTCCGCAGCGGAGCGGAGCCGGTCGCGGAGCCGGTCATGGAAAAGAGCCGGTCATGGAGCGGAGCCGGTTCATGAGGATTGAGCGATCCTGCTCGGCGGCTGCTGACCGCAGTGGATCTCCGGCGACCTCTTCGGGTGTTGGGTTGACGTCCTAATGCTGCTCAAGCCAGAGGGTCAGCTCAGCGACAAGGGGGGCGGTTCGTGATCGACCACGTCGGCTTGGGGGTCAGGGACCTGCACGTCAGTACGGCGTTCTACCAGCAGGCGCTTGGCCCACTCGGCTACCAGCTCCTGATGCAGCGCGACGGCTCCGCGGGCTTTGGCGTGAACGGCAAGCCGGACTTCTGGATTCACGCCAACCGCCCGCTGAGCGGGCCGGTGCATGTCGCCTTCGCCAGCTCGGACCGGGCCACCGTGCAAGCGTTCCACGCCGCGGCCCTGGCCGCTGGAGGCCGCGACAACGGGGCTCCCGGCCTGCGCCCCCAGTACCACAAGGAGTACTACGGCGCCTTCGTCTTCGATCCGGACGGCAACAACATCGAGGCCGTCTGCCACCGGCCGGCGTAGCGCTGCTGGTCTCCACGGGCAGACACACGTCAACCCAAAACTCAAGACCCTTTAGGTAGGGGCTTGCGGGCGGGCTTGGCGCCGAGCCCGAAGGTGGCCGCGCCGGGCTCGGGGATCCAGGCGCCCGGCGGGAGCTCGCACCAGCGTTCCCGCTGGGCGAGCTCGTCAGCGCTGGCATGCAGGGCGTCCAGACCGGGGTGCCGGAGCTCGCGGCGGAAGGCCATCGTCCACGGGTACGGCGGCACTGGCTCGGTGAGTGGCCGGACGACCACGCCGGCTGGGACGGGCCGCTCCAGCAGGGTCAGGATCGGCCGGCCATGGGCGCGCAGATGCAGCGGCCCTGCGGGACTGGTCGCTGCTGCTGGCCGGCTGTGGCCTGCTCGGCGCTGGCAACGCCGCAGTCATGCTGGCACGCTACGCCGCCGCGGACCTCAGCAGCCGCCGCGGACGTGGCCGGTCGATCAGCATGGTCGTGGCCGCCGCCAGCGTCGGCGCGGTCGCCGGTCCCAACCTGCTGGGACCGGCCGGCACCCTCGCGCGGACCATGGGACTGCCTGAGCCAACCGGGCTGTTCATCCTGGCCGTGCCGGCGTTCCTGGGCGCGGCGCTGGTGCTGCTGGCGTTCCTGCGGCCCGACCCGCTGCAGGTGGCCACGGCCACGGCCCTGGCCACTGAGCAGTCCGCACCCGCGGGTGGCAAGGGCAATCTGGCGACCTTGTTCGGTGACCGTCACATCCGCCTCGGACTGCTCGTGCTCGCCACCGCCAACCTCACCATGGTCGGGATGATGGCGGTGGCGCCCGTCCACCTGCACGCCCACGGGGTCGGATTGGGCATGGTCGGGCTACTCGTCAGTGTCCACATCGCCGCCATGTACCTGCCCTCGCCGGTGACCGGCTGGCTCAGCGACACGCTCGGCGCCGGCGTGATGGCCGGGGTGGGCATGCTGCTACTGCTCGGCGCCGGCGTGATGGCCGGGGTGGGCATGCTGCTACTGCTCGGCGCGGGCGTCCTCGCCGCCGTGCGGAGCACTGGTCAGGTCGGGACCATGGGGGCGCTGCTGCTGCTGCTGCTGGGGGTCGGCTGGAACGCGGGGCTGATCGGCGGCAGCGCGCTGCT
The genomic region above belongs to Actinomycetes bacterium and contains:
- a CDS encoding VOC family protein, whose amino-acid sequence is MIDHVGLGVRDLHVSTAFYQQALGPLGYQLLMQRDGSAGFGVNGKPDFWIHANRPLSGPVHVAFASSDRATVQAFHAAALAAGGRDNGAPGLRPQYHKEYYGAFVFDPDGNNIEAVCHRPA
- a CDS encoding MFS transporter, producing the protein MAGRPRRLGRAAPAGSGSAGHGRADAAALRDWSLLLAGCGLLGAGNAAVMLARYAAADLSSRRGRGRSISMVVAAASVGAVAGPNLLGPAGTLARTMGLPEPTGLFILAVPAFLGAALVLLAFLRPDPLQVATATALATEQSAPAGGKGNLATLFGDRHIRLGLLVLATANLTMVGMMAVAPVHLHAHGVGLGMVGLLVSVHIAAMYLPSPVTGWLSDTLGAGVMAGVGMLLLLGAGVMAGVGMLLLLGAGVLAAVRSTGQVGTMGALLLLLLGVGWNAGLIGGSALLRDAPVEASLRTRAEGLGELGMGATAAVAGGGAGLLLATGGFALLGLVAAAPCLLVLAVVATVGRSRMGILGGIRWSGSAPTGMSPAFRQRGSR